The Acidithiobacillus thiooxidans ATCC 19377 DNA window GCGCTGTTAGCCCAACGAGTGCCAGGTAGAGACCGGATACCGTCAGCATGGAACGTGTCAAATCGGGCGTGAACCCTAAAACGAACAACGTGTGTAAAATCAGATAGACAAATCCCATACTCGTGGCAATCAACAGCGCGGTGATCCGATCCACCAGGGCATCGAACTGAAAGCCTTTGAGCAGGATCTGCGATATCGCTATCGCCACGATAAGTATCAGTACGATCCATGCCGGGTTTTTGAGAGGATTCTCCCCGAAAAGCCAAGCGCCTCCTCCAGCAATAAATACTCCAAGAACGGTGGCAGCCATCCACGATCCCATACTGGGAATCTTCTTTCCTCCTGGCGGTACCTGTCGCAATTGATCGGTAACGCTGCCCGAGGACAGAAAGGCATGTGCCTTATAGAGGGAGTGACCGATCAGGTGCAATAACGCAAGAGGGAAGAGCCCCAACCCCAACTCCAGCGACATGAATCCCAGCTGGGCCGTGGTAGACCATGCCAACATGGATTTGATGGACGTCTGGGTGGTCATCACCAGAGAAGCAATAATGACCGTCGCCAATCCAGCTGCTCCCAAGAAAATCAACGCATCAGGAACCCGGACCAAAAGCGAACTGGTACGCAGAGCGACAATGGCGCCGCTGTACACAACACCGGCGTGCATCAGCGCCGAGACCGGGGTGGGCGCCTCCATGACCTGAATCAGCCAGCCCTGGAATGGAAAGTGGGCGCTCTTCAAAATCACTGCTGCAACGATCAACCAGGCCGCCATCTGCAACGACACCGGTATGCTTCCCGCCTGCCCGGCAAAGTGGCGAATGGCGCTGAACTGAATGCTGCCAAGCTGTTGCCCGATCAGCACGGTGGCCGACACCAGACAAAGATCTGCTGTTCGGGTGAAGAGAGATTTTTTATGGGCCGCCATGATGGCTTTGGGACGATCGCTGTAGAACTTGAGAAGCCTATTCAGGCTGAAACCCATGACGACGATTCCAAAGGCAAACAGACCGATATTCCCGGAAACCATCGCCACCAGGAAAAAGCCTCCCGTGAAAGCCAGCAAGCGAAAAAAAAGTGCTTGCTGCGGGTCACCATCCAGGTACCCCACGCTGTATTGAGCGATCATGACGATGACGAAGGACACCAACGTGGCCAAGACCAGGGTCAAGCCGTTGACGGCAATCGACAGGGGGAAATCGAAATGCAAACCTGGCAGTGGCAAACTTGCCACATCCAGATCGCTTCGTGCGCCCAGAAAAAAACAAAGGTCGCTGGCCAGTGCCGCGAGCAACGCCGCCACCGCCGCCCAGCGAACGCGATAGCGGGTCGACAGGGCCGATTGCCGCGTTGCCCGCACACCGGGTAAAGACGCGACGATGAGTCCCAAAGGCATCAACGCCAGGAACGCACCCGCAAGCCAAGGTATGGAAAGTACGTGAGTCATAGTTGCCTCCGTGGTTCAGTTGACTGGCGGAGACAATAATGGGATACGGATATTTATTCTAATTTAATATATAAATCATTGTGATTTATATTTATAAATGCGTTATTCTTAACCAAAACCATGGGCCAGCCTCCCCCTCGCTTGTTTGCGAGCAGGTGATTTAGAGATATCGGGCCAGGTCAGGCCACAACTGCACGAGGCGGTCGGTGATGAACTGCTCTTGGGAAACGGAAAAGTCCAAGAATTTTTGTGCTGTGAGCGACAACAGCCTGCCCCGGGGGTAGACCAGAAACCATTTCCGGAGGATGGGAAAGCCCTCGACTTCCAGCACTTCAATGGGTCCGCTAGTTCCTTCCAGGGCCAGGGAATGAATGGAGAGAATGGATACCCCCAAACCACTGGCCACAGCGTGCTTGATAGCCTCGTTGCTACTCAGTTCCATAACGATGTTGGGTCGCAAGCCCTTTTCACCAAACAACCGTAAGTAGGCATTGCGGGTGCCAGACCCCGGTTCCCGAATGAGGAAGGGGGCCTGAGCGATGGCGTCTAATGGCACGGGCTTCGCAAGCCTGGCAAGATGATGGGCTCGGGGCACCATGACCGTGAGCGGGTTCAAGGCAAAGGGGATGGCCTCCACATCGACCTCATCCGTGGGCACTTGACCCATCACATAGAGGTCATCCTCGCCATTCTGAATGCGTTGAATGATTTCATCTCGATTACTGACTTTCATGCTGAATTCAATGCCCGGGAATTGTGCACCAAAGGCAGCCAGCAACTCCGGAGCAATATACTTGGCTGTAGTCACCACACCCAGACGCAACTTGCCCCGCCGGATTCCCTTGCGGTCAGCGATTTGCGTCTCCAGGTTCTCAAAGGTGCGGAACAGGTCGCGACAGGCAGCGTATAGATCCTGCCCAGCATCAGTCGGTCGAATCTCTTTGCCAACTTGCTCGAACAAAGGGATACCAACGGCCTCTCCTAACTTTTTCATTTGCAGAGAGATAGTGGGCTGAGCCAGAAAAAGTTCTTCTGCGGCCCTGGTAAAACTCCTCGTGTGAACAACTGCAGAAAATATCTGTAATTGCCGGAAAGTAACATGGCGCAAGAGTGAATGAGTCGATCTGGACATACTCTTTTTTTAATTATTACTCATGAAAAATAATGGGTACTCCATGGTCAGCCATTAAGGAAGCCCTGATCTGAACGGAAAAGCTCCTTTTTCGGAACACGAAAATTCCACTCAATGATGGGTTTCCCACCGAAATTCGCGCTATCTGAGGGCCATCGGCAGATTTTGGGCGCAGTGCGCTTCTGGCGGCTAGCAAATGCCGCATCAGCAGGTAAAGATTGGCTAGGGCGAAGGGCGTGGTCAGCTGAGCACCGTTCTTGTCCAGCCCCTGGTAGCGGGTCTTGGGGTAGCCGAACGGACACTTCAGCACCCGTAAGGCATGCTCTCCCAAGGCACGGATATGGGCTACGCCCCGGCTGCAGCGCTTCATCACCGCCAGCCCTTTCTTTTGCCCCATATATCGACGCAAGGCCACGGCATCCTGGGTTCCCTAGGCGGCCAAATGCTCGTAGACCGGGGGATAATCATAGCCCCGGTCCACGAGGACTACCGATTCTTCTCCGGCCAGCAACCGGCCCAAGACTTGATGGACCAGTATTTTCTCCGCCGTGCAGCCACCGCATGGTCCGCTTCCAGGGAAAGGAAAGATCCTCTTCTTCCGCAAGAGTCATCTGCCCGGACATACTATCTCCCCTGTGCATCGTTGATGCTTACCAGTATACCACAACACCAGGTGACAAATTCCTGAATTTTGAATCAGTCCAGTACGGCGTGCAGATCGGATTCGTAATTGAACAGCGAAGCGCCTGCACCTTATTATCCA harbors:
- a CDS encoding LysR family transcriptional regulator → MSRSTHSLLRHVTFRQLQIFSAVVHTRSFTRAAEELFLAQPTISLQMKKLGEAVGIPLFEQVGKEIRPTDAGQDLYAACRDLFRTFENLETQIADRKGIRRGKLRLGVVTTAKYIAPELLAAFGAQFPGIEFSMKVSNRDEIIQRIQNGEDDLYVMGQVPTDEVDVEAIPFALNPLTVMVPRAHHLARLAKPVPLDAIAQAPFLIREPGSGTRNAYLRLFGEKGLRPNIVMELSSNEAIKHAVASGLGVSILSIHSLALEGTSGPIEVLEVEGFPILRKWFLVYPRGRLLSLTAQKFLDFSVSQEQFITDRLVQLWPDLARYL
- a CDS encoding proton-conducting transporter membrane subunit; the encoded protein is MTHVLSIPWLAGAFLALMPLGLIVASLPGVRATRQSALSTRYRVRWAAVAALLAALASDLCFFLGARSDLDVASLPLPGLHFDFPLSIAVNGLTLVLATLVSFVIVMIAQYSVGYLDGDPQQALFFRLLAFTGGFFLVAMVSGNIGLFAFGIVVMGFSLNRLLKFYSDRPKAIMAAHKKSLFTRTADLCLVSATVLIGQQLGSIQFSAIRHFAGQAGSIPVSLQMAAWLIVAAVILKSAHFPFQGWLIQVMEAPTPVSALMHAGVVYSGAIVALRTSSLLVRVPDALIFLGAAGLATVIIASLVMTTQTSIKSMLAWSTTAQLGFMSLELGLGLFPLALLHLIGHSLYKAHAFLSSGSVTDQLRQVPPGGKKIPSMGSWMAATVLGVFIAGGGAWLFGENPLKNPAWIVLILIVAIAISQILLKGFQFDALVDRITALLIATSMGFVYLILHTLFVLGFTPDLTRSMLTVSGLYLALVGLTALGFLLLSWLQGPGRVLLPRKVQLAMFTHLYNGLYTDYWVEQFSHRFWSERVGVQLPRKNLAVESLQTIARNQDVLGKSGGAQ